AAGGTTCTTGGTATTAGCGTGGAAAAAGCCATGTTTTTAAACAATCATCCGTATAAAGCGAATACTGATCCTATATTGTACAGACTTCATGAAGTACTTGATACGTATGGACCGGCCATTAAAGATATTATACACGAACAAGGTGGAAACGCTATCATGAGTGCCATTGATTTCGGACTTGATGTTGATGTTACTGATGATGAAGATGGTAATCGCAGAGTAATTATAAAGTTTGATGGAAAATTACTACCTTATGCAAAAAGAGGTAAATATCCATGGTAATCATAAAACTTCTTTACAAGAATAACTTTATATTATTTTTGTAAAAAATTTGAAATAAAAGACATATGCTTAAGCAAGAAATTACCAGTATATAATAAAAACAAAAAGGTTACTATAATAGCATAGGGTATATAACAGTTGAGTCAAGATTTATATATGCTTCGAATAGAGGTATATATAAGTCGGCCGACGATTATATATAGGTTATTGCATAAATAGCTTATATATAGTTAGAGGGAAGATTCTATATTGTGGGGAAAAGCTTTAATATAGTTGATTAAAGTTGATTATATTAAGGTTCCAACTTATGGTATAGGGTCGAGCTAAAATTATATGAGGTGTTGAGATGGTTATATATAGCCGAGAGGTTATATATAGTTGTGTAGATATTTTATATAGTCGAGGAAACCATTATTATGGGTGATGAACTGCTTTATTATGGTGGAAACATCATAATAAGGTGATATATGTTATCTATAATGGTGCAACTTAGATTATTATGTGCTCTACTATATAAGAACTATAAGTGGATTTTAATTAATCTATTTATAGTTCTTTTTATTTAAAAAAATGATGACCAATTAAATATATTTTTGTTATTTTCTTACTTTGCATCTTTGTTTAACTAATAGTATTATAAAAATATAAACTGTCCAAAAAATATATAAAATAAACAATTATGTTTATTGATATGATATTATCTTATTTTGTAGAGGAGTATAATAATGGAAGAAAGAATAGTGGAAGAAGAAATAAGGGAAGAAAAAATAATTAAACAAGGAGATATGAAATATTATATACTAGAGACAATGATATTTGTCATAGTATCTTTAATAACTTGGTTTTTATCACGTTAGATAATTCGATGGCAAGTTAGTACAAACTTGATTATTTGTATCAAATATTTGTTGTGGAAATGCCCTATGACATCACCTAGAGTTGAAATGAAAATGGGTATAGACATGAAACTTAAGGTGTGAAGTACTTTTTGTTTCAGCTTAGGTTTCACGTCTGTCCCAATAAATTCATCTATTGTAAATTTACACGTTTTCAGCAATATAGTAAATTAAATTTTCTGTATCCTCCCAGCCCAGACATGGATCTGTTATGGATTTTCCATAGATACCATCATTTACGTCTTGTCTATCTTCTACAAGATAGCTTTCAATCATAAATCCCTTAATTAATTTTTTTAGTGTAGGACTATATTTTCTACTCATTAGTACCTCTCTTGCAATTCGGGGCTGTTCTTTATAAAGCTTCATTGAATTTGCATGGTTTGTATCTACAATAATAGCAGGATTTAATAAACCTTGTTTTTCATATTCGCTGGCGAGATAAGTTAAGTTTTCATAATGATAATTTGGAATGTTTCTTCCATAAGAATCTACTGCGCCTCTTAAAACAGCATGTGCCAGGGGGTTTCCACTTGTTTTAATCTCCCAACCATCATAAATAAAAGCATGTCCAAGCTGTGCCGCTTTAATAGAATTTAACATTACATGGATATCTCCACTGGTAGGATTTTTCATTCCTACAGGCATATCAATACCGCTTACAGTAAATCTATGCTGTTGATCTTCTACTGAACGAGCTCCAACTGCATGATAACTTAACATATCTGAAAGATATTTATAATTTTCAGGATACAGCATTTCATCAGCAGCAGGCATATGATATTCACTTAACGCTTTTATATGCATCCTTCTAATTGCTCTTATTCCTTCAACTAAATCTGGCTTTTTATGTAGATCTGGTTGATGAGCCATTCCTTTATATCCTTCACCAGTGGTTCTTGGCTTATTTGTATATATTCTAGGTATAATGATAATACAATCCTTTACTTTTTCTTGAACTTTTGCAAGCTTTCCAATGTATTCGCAAACAGAATCTTCGTTATCTGCAGAACAGGGTCCTATTATAAGAAGAAATTTGTCATCTTCATTTTGAAAAACTTTTTTTATTTCAATATCTCTATTTTGTTTAATTTCCTTAATATGATTTGGCAGAGGCATTTCTTGTATAATTTCCTGTGCTGTAGGTATTTTCTTAATAAATTCCATACTCATATTTTTAAATCCTTTCTTTAAGATATTTATATGATTTAAGTTTCGATTTATGTAATTATATCATCTAGTTTTTTTATGTCAATATAAATTTAAAGCTAAAATGCTATATTTGCACTTTAGCTTTAAATTTAGATATTACTAGACCATTTCACTTTTTTCTTCAAGTTTGGAATACATTTTCTCCTGCTGCTTCGTCGTAAATTGAAAGTAAATTTCTGTATTAGTAACAGATCTATGTCCGAGCCACCATTGCAGTTCTTTTATATCCATATCAGACTCTGCTAAATGAACTGCTGTAGTATGTTTTAAAGCATGAAAATGGTATTTACTCTTATCATGAATATTAGAGTAAGAACAATACTTTTTCATAAGATAATCAAGAGTTTGCCTTGAAATAGGTCTATTTTTTTGACTTTTAAATACAACTTCAGAGTTAGATGACAAATTGCTTTCATGTATATATTTATCTAATGCATCTTTTGTCTTATTATCAAGTCTTATGGTATTATTGCAACTGCCTTTTAGTCTTTTACAGTAAAGTTCACCTTTTGAAGCATTATAATCTTCCAATTTAATCAAAGCAATTTCAGACGCTCTTAAACCACATCTATAAGCAACTCTAAAAATTGCTAAATCTCTAACTGCATGTATATTATCTAAATTTATGATAGCGTTAAAAAGGCTTTTTGTTTCCTCCTGAGTAAAATATTTTATTTTTTTGTTACCGGTTCTTTCCATTTAGGTTCCTCTTTTCAAAATAATTGTACAATATAAATATTTTGTATAATAAATTATAGCATAATATTGAGTAAAATCCAATTATTATGGAACCAGTATTAAAATAATGTTGTAATTTACAGAATAATGAAGAAATAAATATCAAAATTTAAAATTTATGGAATTATATTGGAAGAATAAAACAGAAAATGAGCATAAAATTCTCATTTTCCGGACAAAATATTTATTTCGTCTAAATAAATAATAGTGTAGATAAAAAAATAAGTCAAAATATTAATCACATGGTAAGAAATTAAAAGTTACATAAACAAATAGGAATAAGTGTTAAATAGTTTAGAAGAAAAATTATTTGCATAGATAAGGATTGTAAAATGTGTAGAAACGATAAATATAATTTGGAAAATGAAAGCGTGTATACATATGCACTTAATATGGGTAATCTTGGAGTCTGTGAATGGAATATAGATACAGGCGAAATGGCTATTTCTGAAAAAATAACAGGATATGAATTTAACTCTATTAAAAGTATGAATGAATTTATTAATATTATAGCTTATGAAAAAGACAAAATGATGGCAATACAAGATTTAGATGATTATATTAATGGATCTCTAGAATTTTATCGAAGTACATTTAGAATAAAGACTAAATGTGGAGAAATTAAATGGGTTTTACTTAAGGGTAAAATATTTAAAGATGAAACAGAAAGTTCTGGTGTACTAGGTGTATTGATATTTAATATTACAAATATGAAGTTCTATGAAAGATGGGATAGTCTTACTAAGTTACCTAATAGAGAATTTTTTTTGATAAAACTCAGTAATTTAATAAAAACTGCTGAAATTCATAATAAAAAGGGTGCACTTATATATATTGATATTGATAATTTGAAAATTATAAATCATAATTTTGGGCACCACATTGGTGATTGGATTTTAAAATCATTTGCAAAATCAATTACTGTATTACTTGGTAAGCAAGGTGAATTATTCAGGTTAGAAGGGGACGAATTTGCAATACTAATTTATAAGTTTAATGATATAAAAAAAATAGAGAAAATGTGTAATAAAATTCATAAATGTTTAAAAAAGTCTTTTCAAATAATGGGTAAAGAAATTTATATTAGTACAAGTTTAGGGGTAACTGTTTTTCCAGATGATAGCTCTGATCCAGATGAGCTATTGAAGTTTTGTAATTTTGCAATATGTAGATCTAAGGGTAAGGGAAAAAACGAGTTCACTTTTTTTGATAAGAAAAAGGCACAACCCTATTTTAGAAAAATTTTAATTGATAGTGAACTGAAGAATTCAATTATTAATAACGAATTAGATATTTTTTATCAACCTCAGATTGACGCTTTAAGTAATAAAATTATCGGCTTTGAAGCACTTTTAAGGTGGAATAATGAT
The genomic region above belongs to Clostridium sp. AWRP and contains:
- a CDS encoding helix-turn-helix domain-containing protein, producing MTPMSNNEYLSRLQFSDELKELETAKKASGLNYEQLAQKVGVNKVWLASVFKGQQWVPEEYCVKIAKVLGISVEKAMFLNNHPYKANTDPILYRLHEVLDTYGPAIKDIIHEQGGNAIMSAIDFGLDVDVTDDEDGNRRVIIKFDGKLLPYAKRGKYPW
- a CDS encoding 3-deoxy-7-phosphoheptulonate synthase, whose amino-acid sequence is MSMEFIKKIPTAQEIIQEMPLPNHIKEIKQNRDIEIKKVFQNEDDKFLLIIGPCSADNEDSVCEYIGKLAKVQEKVKDCIIIIPRIYTNKPRTTGEGYKGMAHQPDLHKKPDLVEGIRAIRRMHIKALSEYHMPAADEMLYPENYKYLSDMLSYHAVGARSVEDQQHRFTVSGIDMPVGMKNPTSGDIHVMLNSIKAAQLGHAFIYDGWEIKTSGNPLAHAVLRGAVDSYGRNIPNYHYENLTYLASEYEKQGLLNPAIIVDTNHANSMKLYKEQPRIAREVLMSRKYSPTLKKLIKGFMIESYLVEDRQDVNDGIYGKSITDPCLGWEDTENLIYYIAENV
- a CDS encoding tyrosine-type recombinase/integrase, coding for MERTGNKKIKYFTQEETKSLFNAIINLDNIHAVRDLAIFRVAYRCGLRASEIALIKLEDYNASKGELYCKRLKGSCNNTIRLDNKTKDALDKYIHESNLSSNSEVVFKSQKNRPISRQTLDYLMKKYCSYSNIHDKSKYHFHALKHTTAVHLAESDMDIKELQWWLGHRSVTNTEIYFQFTTKQQEKMYSKLEEKSEMV
- a CDS encoding GGDEF and EAL domain-containing protein: MCRNDKYNLENESVYTYALNMGNLGVCEWNIDTGEMAISEKITGYEFNSIKSMNEFINIIAYEKDKMMAIQDLDDYINGSLEFYRSTFRIKTKCGEIKWVLLKGKIFKDETESSGVLGVLIFNITNMKFYERWDSLTKLPNREFFLIKLSNLIKTAEIHNKKGALIYIDIDNLKIINHNFGHHIGDWILKSFAKSITVLLGKQGELFRLEGDEFAILIYKFNDIKKIEKMCNKIHKCLKKSFQIMGKEIYISTSLGVTVFPDDSSDPDELLKFCNFAICRSKGKGKNEFTFFDKKKAQPYFRKILIDSELKNSIINNELDIFYQPQIDALSNKIIGFEALLRWNNDKLGDVSPAEFIPIAEDNGYIVQIGNWVLNKALETACAWKEKGYKFSKISVNVSPIQLEKSDFKINVLNICAKHNVEPSLLEIEITERTLIEIGEDRIELLNELMESGVSIAIDDFGTGYSSLNYLINLPVNTLKIDKSFISNIHNDKNKAVIGSIVKLSKYLKYKVITEGVETREQLDVLIGLGCNLIQGYYFSKPLKENKIQHLLKNQNR